In Deltaproteobacteria bacterium HGW-Deltaproteobacteria-6, one genomic interval encodes:
- a CDS encoding sulfate ABC transporter substrate-binding protein, translated as MAIHPATYTNHQRLRKTVMVCLVLALFVWTIYPWLPFHGNKPPQTIVLYGFAILESVIAKNVFPAFQKKWKAQTGQDVELIGSFAGSGTVTNQLIMGAPAELAILSTELDVQRLMKAGVIRGETWKALPHQGILNRTPFVIVVRPGNPKNIRSFADLARPGIRIVHPDPLTSGAANWAIVAEYGAAVRQAGAGPDAGKSMLQGVWRNVKIQASSGRAAKTQFDNGFGDALVTYEQDALWSRGNGSPPFEIVYPRSTILSEHTVVVIESHVSHEERKLIDAFTDFLWSEEAQRIFVKNGFRSVDQRLNAVNRQFGHIHDPFLIEDFGGWQKARDLIIDKIWKNGVLKELKP; from the coding sequence ATGGCGATTCATCCCGCAACATACACTAATCATCAACGGCTGCGAAAAACGGTAATGGTCTGCCTGGTGCTGGCGCTGTTTGTCTGGACCATCTATCCCTGGCTGCCGTTCCACGGAAACAAACCTCCGCAGACGATCGTTCTCTATGGATTCGCCATTCTCGAATCCGTGATCGCCAAAAATGTATTTCCCGCCTTTCAAAAAAAATGGAAGGCCCAGACCGGGCAGGACGTGGAACTGATCGGCTCATTTGCCGGATCGGGAACTGTCACGAACCAGTTGATCATGGGCGCCCCTGCGGAGCTTGCCATCCTTTCCACGGAGCTGGATGTCCAGAGGCTCATGAAGGCCGGCGTGATCCGCGGCGAAACCTGGAAAGCATTGCCCCATCAGGGTATCCTGAACCGCACCCCATTCGTGATTGTTGTCCGGCCCGGCAATCCCAAAAATATACGGAGTTTTGCTGACCTGGCCCGTCCCGGAATCCGCATTGTCCATCCGGACCCGCTCACCTCGGGGGCGGCCAACTGGGCCATTGTTGCCGAATACGGGGCGGCCGTCAGACAGGCCGGCGCAGGTCCCGATGCCGGCAAGTCCATGCTGCAAGGCGTCTGGCGCAACGTGAAGATTCAGGCCAGCAGCGGCAGGGCCGCGAAAACCCAGTTTGACAACGGCTTTGGCGATGCTCTGGTCACTTACGAGCAGGATGCGCTCTGGAGCCGTGGGAACGGTTCACCTCCCTTTGAAATCGTTTATCCCCGGAGCACTATTCTCAGTGAGCACACCGTGGTCGTTATCGAATCCCATGTTTCCCATGAGGAAAGGAAGCTCATTGACGCGTTTACCGACTTTCTCTGGAGCGAGGAAGCCCAGCGTATTTTTGTTAAAAACGGGTTTCGCAGTGTTGACCAGCGTTTGAATGCAGTGAATCGGCAATTCGGACATATTCATGATCCGTTCCTGATCGAGGATTTCGGCGGCTGGCAGAAAGCCAGGGATTTGATCATTGATAAAATATGGAAAAACGGCGTCCTCAAGGAGTTAAAGCCATGA
- a CDS encoding response regulator has product MKLIVADDSRLVRGIVVKAVASIGFEAVPAANGREALNILEAGDENINLVLLDWNMPVMNGIDVIKSMRADDRFKKIPVLMVSTESEDDRINEAISAGAQNYLTKPFTADQLIDAIHQVLGRK; this is encoded by the coding sequence ATGAAATTGATCGTTGCAGACGATTCACGTTTAGTGCGCGGTATTGTCGTAAAAGCGGTCGCATCGATTGGTTTTGAGGCTGTCCCGGCGGCGAACGGCAGGGAAGCGTTGAATATCCTGGAAGCCGGTGACGAAAATATAAATTTGGTGCTTCTCGACTGGAATATGCCTGTCATGAACGGCATTGATGTTATAAAAAGCATGCGGGCTGATGATCGTTTTAAGAAGATTCCCGTATTGATGGTCTCAACGGAGTCTGAAGACGACAGAATTAACGAAGCCATCAGCGCAGGCGCTCAGAACTATCTCACCAAACCCTTTACCGCGGATCAACTGATAGACGCAATTCATCAGGTGTTGGGAAGAAAATAA
- a CDS encoding PilZ domain-containing protein: MNREHKYELNTGNLPDDEKNKIEVKVEGEPVHLLYFSLDIFYILSEKLFSEGKAVKVSFNLKDKGKINLIGKVVRTRSMPDGERWGIEIDLTRTYDLESI; this comes from the coding sequence GTGAACAGAGAACACAAATATGAACTCAATACAGGCAATCTTCCCGATGATGAAAAAAACAAGATTGAAGTTAAGGTTGAAGGTGAACCGGTGCATTTATTGTATTTCTCTTTGGACATTTTCTATATTCTTTCGGAAAAATTATTTTCTGAGGGTAAGGCGGTGAAAGTTTCATTTAACCTGAAAGACAAGGGGAAAATAAACTTAATAGGCAAAGTTGTTCGCACCAGGTCCATGCCGGATGGCGAAAGGTGGGGCATCGAGATCGATTTAACACGTACGTATGATCTGGAATCCATATAA